The Corynebacterium pseudopelargi genome contains a region encoding:
- a CDS encoding lycopene cyclase domain-containing protein, which produces MTYLLISLPFLILALAINRGRKPKATAITVAALLVLTAIFDNLMIAAGFVGYGDAQRLGIHVGLVPIEDFFYPLVVGLIVPVVHK; this is translated from the coding sequence ATGACGTATCTGTTGATCAGCCTGCCCTTTTTAATCCTCGCGCTTGCAATCAACCGCGGGCGCAAGCCAAAGGCAACGGCCATCACCGTGGCCGCGTTGCTGGTGCTTACTGCCATCTTTGACAATCTGATGATCGCCGCGGGGTTTGTTGGCTATGGCGATGCCCAGCGCCTTGGTATTCATGTGGGATTAGTGCCCATTGAAGATTTCTTCTACCCGCTCGTGGTGGGCCTTATCGTGCCGGTGGTGCATAAATGA
- a CDS encoding prenyltransferase, translating to MIKQILHASRPLSWVNTAFPFAAAYLLSGAGVNWLLILGTFFFLIPYNIAMYGINDVFDYESDIRNPRKGGVEGAVLPKQMHTPLLWASALSTLPLLVIMATQGAVGWLLFSAFCVVAYSAPPLRFKERPVLDSATSSAHFVTPAIIGAAYGQPPEGFWLAMASFFLWGMASHALGAVQDVQSDRAGGLHSIATKLGPRLTVRLVVVAYALAASLLFFLPSPAWLIGLAGFGYALNAARFMGVTVQTSPSVNRAWRVFLVLNFVVGAILTMVLLALT from the coding sequence ATGATCAAACAAATCCTTCACGCATCGCGGCCACTGAGTTGGGTCAATACCGCCTTCCCCTTCGCTGCGGCCTATCTGCTTTCAGGCGCAGGTGTGAACTGGCTGCTGATACTTGGCACCTTCTTCTTCCTCATTCCCTATAACATCGCCATGTACGGCATCAATGATGTCTTTGATTATGAGTCGGATATTCGCAACCCACGCAAAGGTGGGGTAGAAGGAGCGGTGCTTCCCAAGCAGATGCACACGCCTTTGCTGTGGGCATCGGCACTGAGCACCCTGCCATTGCTGGTGATCATGGCCACCCAAGGCGCTGTGGGTTGGCTGCTCTTTTCTGCATTCTGTGTGGTGGCGTATTCGGCCCCACCGCTGCGTTTTAAAGAACGCCCCGTGCTCGATTCGGCTACGTCATCTGCACACTTTGTTACCCCGGCGATCATCGGCGCCGCCTATGGGCAGCCCCCCGAGGGCTTCTGGCTTGCCATGGCCTCGTTTTTCCTTTGGGGTATGGCTAGCCACGCGCTTGGGGCGGTTCAAGACGTGCAATCTGATCGCGCCGGGGGTCTGCACTCCATTGCCACCAAGCTCGGGCCGCGCCTGACGGTGCGCTTGGTGGTTGTGGCTTATGCGCTTGCGGCTTCGCTGCTATTCTTCTTACCTTCGCCTGCCTGGCTCATTGGATTGGCTGGTTTTGGTTATGCCCTCAACGCTGCACGCTTTATGGGTGTTACTGTTCAGACTTCTCCAAGTGTGAACCGCGCGTGGCGGGTGTTCTTGGTGTTGAACTTTGTGGTTGGTGCAATCCTCACCATGGTGTTGCTGGCGCTAACCTAA
- a CDS encoding glycosyltransferase, with protein MPSIAVILPCHNDAALLRRALHHLHGADEVIVVDNACTDASAEVARAYGARVVVEPQLGIPYAVRAGFDAATADILVRIDADVLPGEHFIQRIRDAWASADEHTVAMTGWAWFEQRPRWHSIAYLGAYYLSVGSALGHWPLFGSNCSIRRSWWSAASVHFPDAGVHEDMHISFALSPGQRVGLLPNPVVMHPRALEGDVGMRFRRGWHTIAVNWRTQPPWRRLPERFLQ; from the coding sequence ATGCCGAGTATTGCCGTGATCCTGCCTTGCCATAACGATGCCGCCTTGCTGCGCCGTGCACTCCACCATTTGCACGGCGCAGATGAGGTGATTGTGGTTGATAATGCCTGCACCGATGCATCGGCCGAGGTTGCTCGTGCTTATGGTGCGCGCGTCGTGGTTGAGCCCCAATTGGGCATCCCTTATGCGGTGCGCGCCGGATTTGATGCGGCAACGGCCGATATTTTGGTTCGCATTGATGCCGATGTGCTGCCGGGGGAGCACTTTATCCAACGCATCCGCGATGCCTGGGCCAGCGCCGATGAGCACACCGTGGCCATGACGGGCTGGGCCTGGTTTGAGCAACGCCCACGTTGGCACTCCATTGCCTATCTTGGCGCCTACTACCTTTCGGTGGGATCCGCGCTGGGGCACTGGCCGTTGTTTGGCTCAAATTGCTCGATTCGGCGCTCTTGGTGGTCAGCGGCTTCGGTGCACTTTCCAGACGCGGGTGTGCATGAAGACATGCACATTTCATTCGCCCTGAGTCCCGGCCAACGCGTAGGATTGTTGCCAAATCCCGTTGTTATGCACCCCCGAGCACTCGAGGGTGATGTGGGTATGCGTTTTCGCCGCGGCTGGCACACCATTGCGGTGAACTGGCGTACCCAACCACCTTGGCGCAGGCTCCCCGAAAGGTTTTTGCAATGA
- a CDS encoding phytoene/squalene synthase family protein, whose translation MNHMLEQYDAMACKAAAAVISQYSTSFAAATSMLAPRVRSDITNLYAMVRIADEIVDGTAQSNQAALLDTYEQQVLSAKTQRFHCDPVLHAFAISARRCNFKDEHIQAFFASMRQDLQQRSFDDEALARYIYGSAEVIGLMCLDAFLLDVEADRAYLDPGAQALGRAFQKINFLRDLHEDHHHLGRSYYPGIDDAKKDEVIAEVRQELALARERMQALPIQARVGVAAAVELYQELTNRVADRSIEEIKQRRVRVPTWKKLALAAKAAAKKGKA comes from the coding sequence ATGAACCACATGCTCGAGCAATACGATGCAATGGCATGTAAGGCGGCGGCCGCGGTGATCTCGCAGTATTCCACGAGCTTTGCTGCCGCTACGAGCATGTTGGCTCCGCGTGTGCGAAGCGACATTACTAACCTCTACGCCATGGTTCGCATCGCCGATGAAATCGTCGATGGTACTGCGCAATCCAATCAAGCTGCCTTGCTCGATACCTATGAGCAGCAGGTGCTTTCGGCCAAAACGCAGCGCTTTCACTGCGATCCGGTGCTGCATGCCTTCGCCATTTCTGCGCGGCGCTGCAACTTCAAAGACGAACATATCCAGGCGTTTTTCGCCTCCATGCGCCAAGATCTGCAGCAGCGCAGCTTCGATGATGAAGCCCTAGCGCGCTATATCTACGGTTCCGCCGAGGTGATCGGCCTGATGTGCCTGGATGCATTCTTGCTGGATGTGGAGGCAGATCGCGCTTATCTCGACCCGGGCGCGCAGGCGCTTGGCAGGGCGTTTCAAAAGATCAACTTCTTGCGCGATTTGCACGAAGATCATCACCACCTTGGGCGCAGCTATTACCCGGGCATTGATGATGCGAAAAAGGACGAAGTGATCGCCGAGGTTCGCCAGGAACTTGCATTGGCTCGCGAGAGGATGCAGGCCTTGCCTATCCAAGCCCGTGTGGGTGTGGCGGCTGCGGTGGAGCTCTATCAGGAGCTGACCAATCGCGTGGCTGATCGCAGCATCGAAGAGATCAAGCAGCGTCGGGTTCGCGTACCTACCTGGAAAAAGCTGGCTTTAGCGGCAAAAGCTGCGGCCAAGAAAGGAAAAGCATGA
- the crtI gene encoding phytoene desaturase family protein, whose amino-acid sequence MKAVVIGAGVAGLATAAYLGYEGYEVTVVEKNDAIGGRAGSLAVDGFRWDTGPSWYLMPDAFDHFFEFFGSSTAERFKLETLDPAYRLFPEGMQPLDVSGTKAVELFESIEPGAGKALEEYLQSAAETYQVAVDHFLYTTFTRLPLHRDVTTRLWLLLKLLSSNLESFVNARFKDHRLRQMLTYPAVFLSSAPRKTPAMYHLMSHTDLTQGVMYPEGGFAAVIDAIADVAREQGASIRLGAEVAQILSKDGKAVGVELVDATVLDADVVVSAADLKHTEQALLPKDLRTYPESYFAKRNPGIGTVLLYLGVEGELPELLHHNLLFSRDWDPDFEAVFNEPAGTSRSLYISKPSATDSEVAPEGYENLFVLVPVRADEHFNREEQVADAAIEQIAQWTGIEDLAQRIVQRHIVGPKHFAEQYYAWSGGSVGPAHTLKQSALLRGSNASKKVDGLYYAGATTVPGVGVPMCLISAENVLKRLRGDTSHQALER is encoded by the coding sequence ATGAAGGCAGTCGTCATCGGTGCAGGTGTGGCAGGTTTAGCCACTGCAGCCTATTTGGGTTATGAGGGATACGAGGTCACCGTCGTTGAGAAAAACGATGCCATCGGCGGGCGAGCCGGCTCGCTTGCTGTGGATGGTTTCCGCTGGGATACAGGCCCTTCCTGGTATCTGATGCCCGATGCCTTCGACCACTTCTTTGAGTTCTTTGGTTCCAGCACGGCCGAACGCTTCAAGCTGGAAACGCTCGATCCGGCTTATCGCCTCTTTCCTGAGGGTATGCAGCCGTTGGACGTCAGCGGCACCAAGGCGGTGGAACTTTTTGAGTCCATCGAGCCAGGTGCGGGCAAAGCGCTAGAAGAATATCTCCAAAGCGCTGCAGAAACCTACCAGGTGGCGGTGGATCACTTCTTGTACACCACCTTTACCCGGCTGCCTTTGCACCGCGACGTGACCACGCGCTTGTGGCTGCTGCTGAAGCTGTTGAGCTCTAATTTGGAAAGCTTTGTCAACGCCCGTTTCAAGGATCATCGCCTGCGTCAGATGCTGACGTACCCGGCGGTCTTCCTTTCTTCTGCACCGCGCAAGACCCCTGCGATGTATCACCTGATGAGCCACACTGACCTCACCCAGGGCGTGATGTATCCAGAAGGCGGGTTCGCCGCGGTGATTGATGCCATCGCCGATGTTGCGCGCGAGCAAGGTGCAAGTATCCGCCTTGGCGCAGAGGTGGCCCAGATCCTGAGCAAGGATGGCAAGGCCGTAGGTGTTGAGCTTGTCGACGCCACCGTCCTCGACGCCGACGTGGTGGTAAGTGCTGCTGACCTCAAACACACCGAGCAGGCCTTGTTGCCTAAGGATCTTCGCACCTACCCGGAGTCCTATTTTGCCAAGCGCAACCCCGGTATCGGCACCGTGTTGCTCTACCTCGGTGTTGAAGGCGAGCTGCCTGAGCTTTTGCACCACAACCTGCTCTTTTCCAGGGACTGGGACCCTGATTTCGAGGCGGTGTTCAATGAACCAGCCGGCACCTCGCGTTCGTTGTATATTTCCAAGCCCTCGGCCACCGATAGTGAAGTCGCACCTGAAGGTTATGAGAACCTCTTCGTGCTCGTTCCCGTGCGTGCCGACGAGCACTTCAACCGCGAGGAACAGGTAGCGGATGCAGCCATTGAGCAGATTGCGCAGTGGACTGGCATTGAAGATCTAGCCCAGCGCATTGTCCAACGCCACATCGTTGGCCCGAAGCACTTCGCCGAGCAATACTATGCGTGGTCGGGTGGCTCTGTCGGCCCTGCTCACACCTTGAAGCAATCCGCACTACTGCGCGGCAGCAATGCCTCCAAGAAGGTAGATGGCCTGTACTACGCCGGTGCCACCACCGTGCCTGGCGTGGGCGTGCCCATGTGCTTGATCTCTGCAGAAAACGTGCTCAAGCGCTTGCGCGGCGATACTTCCCACCAAGCGCTGGAGCGCTAG
- a CDS encoding lycopene cyclase domain-containing protein, protein MAAAYLIFLLLSSACMVLCDWRFKLTFFANPKRSAIIMLALVAMFLVWDALGIATGSFYRGDSPYMTGIELAPEMPIEEPIFLAFLVYLSMNIAAGVSK, encoded by the coding sequence ATGGCGGCCGCGTACCTGATCTTTTTGCTGCTGAGCTCAGCGTGCATGGTGCTGTGCGACTGGCGATTCAAGCTCACCTTCTTTGCCAACCCAAAGCGCAGCGCCATCATCATGTTGGCGTTGGTGGCCATGTTCTTAGTCTGGGATGCACTCGGCATCGCCACTGGCTCTTTTTATCGTGGCGATTCTCCGTATATGACGGGCATTGAGCTAGCCCCAGAAATGCCCATCGAGGAGCCAATCTTCTTGGCCTTCCTGGTGTATCTGAGCATGAACATCGCTGCAGGGGTGAGCAAATGA